A region from the Salvia splendens isolate huo1 chromosome 15, SspV2, whole genome shotgun sequence genome encodes:
- the LOC121767434 gene encoding uncharacterized protein LOC121767434 isoform X2, with amino-acid sequence MDLSSTKYLEPATLFSCQGGEGAMEGNNGLCKGGLKNPFLDSFSDPLCKLNLKETSDFVKSFPVGNGAEGRGISEISVTRRNVEAPPTPGRPVFSFSNTSNFARKSFPSKWDDAEKWILGGSSCNDSPANNHGLFKSLDHTTSRMYSRQCSGYKPQLGEICAEKSRITEEKVSKVISSFQGPLVLDHHHSRGGPVYGVALSASEDVLLKDKFPNELNQIIPKFGCSEPMQEGFLFGNSFKKSTEITEEVKHRDIGTEMTPLGSSTTSRCPTPFKSTSPARHTTPANRSGPLAPGGADTMDITQLQECHLAKLHLGTQFDSVASNWSSREEEEEDVSKSLRHFEMSTECRKSVLESWSAGWQEEEKTKSCLRYQREEANIEAWVNLQSAKAEAESRKLEVKIQKMRANLEEKLMKRMADVHRKAEEWRAEVQFQHSEQVRKVGQQAQKVMNRRKHSKNNNNNSHFSGHKSCGCFPCSNNHL; translated from the exons ATGGATCTCAGCAGCACCAAGTATTTAGAGCCTGCAACCTTGTTTTCATGTCAAGGG gGAGAAGGAGCAATGGAGGGGAATAATGGGCTGTGCAAGGGGGGTTTAAAGAACCCATTTTTGGATTCCTTTTCTGACCCTCTTTGCAAGCTGAATCTCAAGGAGACCTCAGACTTTGTCAAATCATTTCCAGTGGGAAATGGGGCAGAAGGCAGGGGCATTTCTGAGATTTCAGTGACAAGGAGGAACGTGGaggctcctccaactcctgggAGGCCTGTCTTCAGCTTCAGCAACACTTCAAATTTTGCAAGAAAGAGCTTCCCTTCAAAATGGGATGATGCTGAGAAATGGATTCTTGGTGGAAGTTCTTGCAATGACTCCCCTGCTAACAATCATGGCTTATTCAAGTCACTGGATCATACTACCTCAAGGATGTACTCCAGGCAATGCAGTGGGTACAAACCCCAACTTGGTGAAATCTGTGCTGAGAAGTCAAGGATCACTGAGGAGAAGGTCTCAAAGGTGATTTCATCTTTTCAAGGGCCTCTGGTTCTTGATCACCATCACAGCAGAGGTGGGCCAGTATATGGGGTTGCACTTTCGGCTTCAGAGGATGTACTTTTAAAAG ATAAATTCCCAAATGAATTGAATCAAATAATCCCCAAATTTGGATGCTCTGAGCCAATGCAAGAAGGGTTTCTATTTGGAAACAGTTTCAAGAAATCAACTGAAATAACAGAGGAAGTGAAACACAGAGACATTGGCACAGAAATGACTCCTCTTGGCAGCTCCACCACCTCGAGGTGCCCGACTCCGTTCAAGAGCACGTCCCCTGCGCGCCACACCACGCCCGCCAATCGGTCTGGCCCGTTGGCCCCGGGTGGCGCAGACACCATGGACATAACTCAGCTGCAGGAGTGCCATTTAGCAAAGCTGCACCTCGGCACACAGTTTGATTCGGTCGCCTCAAATTGGAGCTCgagggaggaggaagaggaagacgTCTCGAAGAGCTTGAGGCACTTCGAGATGAGCACCGAGTGCAGGAAAAGCGTGTTGGAGTCCTGGAGTGCCGGCTGGCAGGAAGAGGAGAAAACCAAGAGCTGCCTTAG GTATCAAAGAGAAGAAGCAAATATTGAAGCTTGGGTGAATCTACAAAGTGCCAAAGCAGAAGCTGAATCAAGAAAGCTTGAG GTGAAGATACAGAAAATGAGGGCCAATTTGGAAGAGAAGCTGATGAAGAGGATGGCGGACGTGCATAGGAAGGCCGAGGAGTGGAGGGCCGAGGTGCAGTTTCAGCATTCAGAGCAGGTTCGGAAAGTCGGGCAGCAAGCACAGAAGGTGATGAACAGAAGGAAACATAGcaaaaacaacaacaataactCTCATTTCTCAGGGCACAAGTCTTGTGGCTGCTTCCCTTGTAGTAATAACCATCTATAG
- the LOC121767434 gene encoding uncharacterized protein LOC121767434 isoform X1, which translates to MDLSSTKYLEPATLFSCQGGEGAMEGNNGLCKGGLKNPFLDSFSDPLCKLNLKETSDFVKSFPVGNGAEGRGISEISVTRRNVEAPPTPGRPVFSFSNTSNFARKSFPSKWDDAEKWILGGSSCNDSPANNHGLFKSLDHTTSRMYSRQCSGYKPQLGEICAEKSRITEEKVSKVISSFQGPLVLDHHHSRGGPVYGVALSASEDVLLKAKADKFPNELNQIIPKFGCSEPMQEGFLFGNSFKKSTEITEEVKHRDIGTEMTPLGSSTTSRCPTPFKSTSPARHTTPANRSGPLAPGGADTMDITQLQECHLAKLHLGTQFDSVASNWSSREEEEEDVSKSLRHFEMSTECRKSVLESWSAGWQEEEKTKSCLRYQREEANIEAWVNLQSAKAEAESRKLEVKIQKMRANLEEKLMKRMADVHRKAEEWRAEVQFQHSEQVRKVGQQAQKVMNRRKHSKNNNNNSHFSGHKSCGCFPCSNNHL; encoded by the exons ATGGATCTCAGCAGCACCAAGTATTTAGAGCCTGCAACCTTGTTTTCATGTCAAGGG gGAGAAGGAGCAATGGAGGGGAATAATGGGCTGTGCAAGGGGGGTTTAAAGAACCCATTTTTGGATTCCTTTTCTGACCCTCTTTGCAAGCTGAATCTCAAGGAGACCTCAGACTTTGTCAAATCATTTCCAGTGGGAAATGGGGCAGAAGGCAGGGGCATTTCTGAGATTTCAGTGACAAGGAGGAACGTGGaggctcctccaactcctgggAGGCCTGTCTTCAGCTTCAGCAACACTTCAAATTTTGCAAGAAAGAGCTTCCCTTCAAAATGGGATGATGCTGAGAAATGGATTCTTGGTGGAAGTTCTTGCAATGACTCCCCTGCTAACAATCATGGCTTATTCAAGTCACTGGATCATACTACCTCAAGGATGTACTCCAGGCAATGCAGTGGGTACAAACCCCAACTTGGTGAAATCTGTGCTGAGAAGTCAAGGATCACTGAGGAGAAGGTCTCAAAGGTGATTTCATCTTTTCAAGGGCCTCTGGTTCTTGATCACCATCACAGCAGAGGTGGGCCAGTATATGGGGTTGCACTTTCGGCTTCAGAGGATGTACTTTTAAAAG CCAAAGCAGATAAATTCCCAAATGAATTGAATCAAATAATCCCCAAATTTGGATGCTCTGAGCCAATGCAAGAAGGGTTTCTATTTGGAAACAGTTTCAAGAAATCAACTGAAATAACAGAGGAAGTGAAACACAGAGACATTGGCACAGAAATGACTCCTCTTGGCAGCTCCACCACCTCGAGGTGCCCGACTCCGTTCAAGAGCACGTCCCCTGCGCGCCACACCACGCCCGCCAATCGGTCTGGCCCGTTGGCCCCGGGTGGCGCAGACACCATGGACATAACTCAGCTGCAGGAGTGCCATTTAGCAAAGCTGCACCTCGGCACACAGTTTGATTCGGTCGCCTCAAATTGGAGCTCgagggaggaggaagaggaagacgTCTCGAAGAGCTTGAGGCACTTCGAGATGAGCACCGAGTGCAGGAAAAGCGTGTTGGAGTCCTGGAGTGCCGGCTGGCAGGAAGAGGAGAAAACCAAGAGCTGCCTTAG GTATCAAAGAGAAGAAGCAAATATTGAAGCTTGGGTGAATCTACAAAGTGCCAAAGCAGAAGCTGAATCAAGAAAGCTTGAG GTGAAGATACAGAAAATGAGGGCCAATTTGGAAGAGAAGCTGATGAAGAGGATGGCGGACGTGCATAGGAAGGCCGAGGAGTGGAGGGCCGAGGTGCAGTTTCAGCATTCAGAGCAGGTTCGGAAAGTCGGGCAGCAAGCACAGAAGGTGATGAACAGAAGGAAACATAGcaaaaacaacaacaataactCTCATTTCTCAGGGCACAAGTCTTGTGGCTGCTTCCCTTGTAGTAATAACCATCTATAG